Below is a window of Candidatus Cloacimonadota bacterium DNA.
TGTTTTTCAACAAACGTGTGTAGCTGGCGTTTTGGCGTGAAGCTTCATAGATTTTGGCGCCACCGGCGTCCACGGAAACTTCAATCAAATCCACCCCGGAGAGCAGAACTTCGTCAATATCGTGGGGGTCTTTCCACTGTCCATTTGTGATGATGGAAAGATATTTTGTGAGCGGCTTCAGTTTTGTCAACATTTCGGCACATTTGGGATGAAGCATGGGTTCGCCGCCACCGACCCGAACCCGGTTTATCTTCGCTGCGCGCAGGTTTTGGAGCAGACAGTTGAAGATGCCATCGCTCATCATGGTGCGCGGATGCGGGAAAAGGGGGTTGTTGCAATAAACGCAGGCAAGGTCACAGGCATCGGTGAAATCCACCGACAACAGGGGCGGTTTAACGGGGTCAGGCAGTTTGAAAGGATATTTCAGACCGATGAGTTCACGCGCTGGAACGCCCCGTTTCAAAACGTGTGAATTCAGCCGGAGATAGTATGCCCAGTGGGACGCAATCCAGCTCATATCCTGGAATTTATTGGAACCATATTGTTTTTCAGCCATTTGTTTCCTCGCTTGCCAAGCTTTTTGCCAAAACACCGGAAGCGCGGTTCCCCGTGTTGATGTGGTCCGGGGTGGCCGGATTCCGGTGTTTCGGTCTCAATTTATGTGTTTATCTTTATTTCATCATTACCATTTTGCGGGTGGAAGAATATTTTCCAGAGCGCATACGGTAGAAATAGACACCGCTGCTGACGGTCTGTCCGCCAGAGTCGCGTCCGTTCCATTCCACCTGATGGTTTCCAGCGGGAAGGTCCGCGTTCACCAGGGTGTTCACCAGTTGTCCTTTTTGGTTGAAAATCTCCAGACTCACCTGTCCGGGATTGGCCAGCGTGTAGCTGATTAAGGTGCTGGGATTGAAGGGGTTGGGATAGTTGCCTCTCAGCTCTGTAACCAGAGCGGGGGTCTCAATATCCTGAACCGGTGTGTATTGCATGATGTTT
It encodes the following:
- a CDS encoding radical SAM protein, translated to MAEKQYGSNKFQDMSWIASHWAYYLRLNSHVLKRGVPARELIGLKYPFKLPDPVKPPLLSVDFTDACDLACVYCNNPLFPHPRTMMSDGIFNCLLQNLRAAKINRVRVGGGEPMLHPKCAEMLTKLKPLTKYLSIITNGQWKDPHDIDEVLLSGVDLIEVSVDAGGAKIYEASRQNASYTRLLKNIRHLRQLRDRLRNGTLIRVRLMLRPSTRHLERWETAFWKRYADAVLPQFLLKHPDSDYDDDVFHSKVYDENTAPVCTLPFKDLQIRPDGRIPLCPAKGCSLDPAKRSFLGHVCHDSLIDIWNGPDFKAMRLAQRSRQGKILEGCKGCNYS